The window AAAATTAGACAAAGCCTTTTCGCAGTTGGACTTTATGGCAGCGTTTGATTACTACGTTACTGAAACCAGTCGTCATGCCAATATAATTTTGCCGCCAGTATCCCCACTACAGCGCGATCATTATGACCTCACCTTTAATAATTTTGCCGTACATAATGTGGCGAAATATTCGAAGGCGTTGTTCAGTAAGAAAAAGAATGAAAGACACGATTGGCAAATTTACCTAGAGCTCGCGAAACGCTTGAACAAAAAAGTGCCTTTGGCAACCAAAGTCGAGCGTACGTTAGTCAAGGTGTTGGGGCCAAAATTCTTGCTCGATCAAGGTTTGAGACGTGGTCCTTATGAAGGCATGACGTTAAAGAAACTGAAAAAAATCATCACGGTATTGATCTAGGTCCTATGAAAGGTATGTTACCGCAAGCCTTAAAGCATAAAGATAAGAAGATTCATCTCAATGTTGATTTTTATCAAGTAGATTTAGACCGCGTGAAAGAAATGATGCAGCAATACGACGACAGTCAGATTCTACTTATTGGCCGTCGTCATGTGCGTAGTAATAGCTCATGGTTGCACAACAGCCATCGATTGGTAAAAGGCAAGTCACGCTGTACCTTGATGTTGCATCCTGAAACCGCTGAGCAGCATGGCATTGAGCAGGGTCAAAACGTGAAAGTCACCTCTCGAGTGGGCAGCGTTATTATTGCAGCAGAAGTCACCGATGAGCTCATGCCAGGGGTTGCCAGCATTCCGCATGGTTGGGGTCACGGTCGTAAAGGTGTTAAGCAAAAAATTGCCCAAGCGCATGCTGGCGTCAGCGTTAATGATCTGACGGACGATACCTTAATTGATCAGTTGAGTGGTAATGCGGCAGTAAATGGCGTACCGGTGCAATTAGAGGCAATCAAGATAGAAGCTGTTGAACTTGAGGCACTGGGTTAAGATTATTGATCTAGAGACTCATCAATCATCTTAACTGAAAAGGCGCTTACCTATAGTAAGCGCCTTTTTTATGTTTGTATTACCTTTGCTGTTGTACTGAAACTACTGTACTTTAGCTATGAGACTGACGCCGTTAAACTGGTATTTATTGAGCCTTTATACCAACGAAGTCAAAATCGACGGGTGGACTCTCGCCTTGTATCAATAAACTAATCGCTTTTGCTGATCCGCAAGCGTGCGTCCAACCAAGCGTTCCATGGCCAGTATTTAACCATAAGTTATCAAAGGTAGCATCTGTATTATGACTACCATGACGAACTTGACCGCAGTGCGCGCGCCCGATTAATGGCACATTCGATGGGGTCATAGGGCGTAGTCCTGCCCAGTATTCAACGGAATTAGCGATAATACCTTTGGGGAATAGCTGCTGTACGCGGTGAGTAATAGCTTCGCAGCGCGTCGGGTTTAACTCTAAATTATAGCCATTAAATTCTGCGGTTCCCGCCACCCGCAATTTATCACCTAGGCGCGACATGACCAGTTTATATTCATCATCAATAAGGCTAATAAACGGTGCTAAATGCGGCGCACGTGGATTGACCTTATAGGTAGCTGAGTAGCCCTTGGCAGGGAAGATAGGTAAATGAATATCCAAGGGTTTGACCAAGGGCACGCTATAGCTACCCAGTGCTAATACATGACTGTCTGCACTAAAGGTTTGGGCGTTTTCACCTTTTGGATGAATGGTAATACTATGTACATGCGGACGGGCAGAATGGGCGTCCGCATTGAGCGCTATAATCTCGGTATCGTACATAAACCGCACACCAGCTTTTACGCATCTTTCCGCCAGTCGTTGGGTAAATAAGTGCGCATTACCTGATTCATCGCGGCTGGTATAAGTCGCGCCAGTGAGCTTGTGAGCGATAGGGTAGAGTGCTGGTTCTAGACTGACCGCATTACTGATATCGATTAAGTGACGCTCGCAGCCCAATTCCTGCATGCGCTTAGTCGGTGCAATGGCGGCATTAAACTCAGTCTGGCTGGTATAAAAGTGCATAATACCGCGCGCTTGCTGTTCGTAATTAATACCAATATCAGCACGCAGCTGTTGCAAAGTATCTCGTGAATATAATCCGAGGTGCACCATTTGCACCAGATTAGCATCTGCTTTGTCCGCGCGGCATTCTTGCAAAAACTGCATAGCCCACTTGAGCTGTGCCTTATCTGCGCGCAGTCGATACAGTAGTGGCGCGTCCTTTTTAAACAGCCACTTGAGTGCTTTTAATGGGGTTGCGGGATTTGCCCAAGG of the Psychrobacter sp. LV10R520-6 genome contains:
- a CDS encoding molybdopterin-dependent oxidoreductase, translated to MFSGLERGLLSQYLAMVINIVTGRLDEVGGLMFPNPAVDVVNNSGSGYLGKRLSRVSNLPDFNGEYPVVAMADEMLVEGEGQLKGFISVAGNPVLSTPNGEKLDKAFSQLDFMAAFDYYVTETSRHANIILPPVSPLQRDHYDLTFNNFAVHNVAKYSKALFSKKKNERHDWQIYLELAKRLNKKVPLATKVERTLVKVLGPKFLLDQGLRRGPYEGMTLKKLKKIITVLI
- a CDS encoding D-amino acid dehydrogenase, encoding MTHIAVLGAGVVGVTTAWYLRQAGYNVTVIDRESAAGMQTSFANGGQISVSHATPWANPATPLKALKWLFKKDAPLLYRLRADKAQLKWAMQFLQECRADKADANLVQMVHLGLYSRDTLQQLRADIGINYEQQARGIMHFYTSQTEFNAAIAPTKRMQELGCERHLIDISNAVSLEPALYPIAHKLTGATYTSRDESGNAHLFTQRLAERCVKAGVRFMYDTEIIALNADAHSARPHVHSITIHPKGENAQTFSADSHVLALGSYSVPLVKPLDIHLPIFPAKGYSATYKVNPRAPHLAPFISLIDDEYKLVMSRLGDKLRVAGTAEFNGYNLELNPTRCEAITHRVQQLFPKGIIANSVEYWAGLRPMTPSNVPLIGRAHCGQVRHGSHNTDATFDNLWLNTGHGTLGWTHACGSAKAISLLIQGESPPVDFDFVGIKAQ
- a CDS encoding molybdopterin dinucleotide binding domain-containing protein, which encodes MKGMLPQALKHKDKKIHLNVDFYQVDLDRVKEMMQQYDDSQILLIGRRHVRSNSSWLHNSHRLVKGKSRCTLMLHPETAEQHGIEQGQNVKVTSRVGSVIIAAEVTDELMPGVASIPHGWGHGRKGVKQKIAQAHAGVSVNDLTDDTLIDQLSGNAAVNGVPVQLEAIKIEAVELEALG